The Aedes aegypti strain LVP_AGWG chromosome 3, AaegL5.0 Primary Assembly, whole genome shotgun sequence genome contains a region encoding:
- the LOC5565429 gene encoding toll-like receptor 6 — protein MSLITRKSELVAFPALLLVLLLSVHVNYSLQYDSAEARYYPSSPVESNLRYDAPDDCKYRVTPDDEVDLVCNLRTVNSEFDNTNFSVIPSEHTVSLTVICNDAIMARSKLQPKSFAHLLRLKSLSMEHCKIAKFGNDVLAGLSDLRNFTLRTHNINWPELNLEIEPEVFMHSKNLEQLDLSMNNIWSLPDHLFCSLNGLRSLNISSNRLQDVNDLGFREKVKDENGGHNSSTVSCNLDLEDLDVSKNHFVLLPASGFGTLKRLKLLKIHDNEISMVGDKALNGLKELQILDLSSNKIVALPTDLFKDPAQSIQEIYLQNNSISVLAPHIFSKLEQLQALDLSMNQLTSAWINRETFSGLIRLVLLNLGNNKITKLESEMFTDLYTLQILNLRQNQLEIIAADTFSPMNNLHTLLLSHNKIKYLDAYSLNGLYALSLLSLDNNHMTGIHPEAFRNCSALQDLNINGNDLTQVPLALKDMHLLRTIDLGENSITVIEEPGFRGMETLYGLRLISNKIENITRKTFKDLPNLQILNLARNKIQNIEPGAFESAISVQAIRLDGNLLTDIDGLFTKMPNLVWLNISDNRLEHFDYSQIPIHLQWLDLHKNELTELSNRFGMDNQLYLQTLDASFNRLTKVTPSSIPNSIEFLFLNDNQIMHVEPHCFIHKTNLTRVDLYANQLTGLDIKALRLQPVPDDKQLPEFYIGGNPFVCDCNIDWLQKINHVTSRQYPTINDIETVYCKLPYNRERSFIPLIEAEPKHFLCNYQTHCFALCHCCEFDACDCEMTCPNKCQCYHDNSWSTNVVDCSAAGYTDIPNNIPMDTTEVYLDGNNLVELSGHSFIGRKNLKVLYANHSNIEIIYNTTFIGLRRMMVLHLEHNNIQKLYGNEFSALESLRELYLQGNKISYIEDHTFSELRKLEVLRLDGSRISSFEVWQLASNPYLVEISLANNMWTCDCSFLNKLRIYLQSNTEKIIDANEISCVYNNLTSILKEKNGTKCTFRGEGMSSIVHTQEIEDMLPLLLVATCAFVGFFGLIFGMFCYRKELKVWAHSSCFGSLCYKSGTFVNEYDKDRLYDAYIINSLQDEHFVNQILASTLENDIGFRLCLHYRDFNINTYIADTIVEAVESSKRAILVLSKNFLYNEWTRFEFKGAIHEVLKRRRKLIIILYGDLPQRDLDADMRLYLRTNTCIEWDDKKFWQKLRIALPHVKKSNCLNKRSAINIYATANEYNTATTGRGGGGGVGGMAAAAALGRGGTLPAPGHGRLESHSYATIGGNCPRNCDNYDTVSNCKYNTTQHERRLNDFSRKVTAERQHEYAVPSNCLLDTTHETYNTSCERIAGETFECTSSSKYSTSSRGSSECSHSIASNHGGPPPPIPNGGPPNILSTTFMGKAEPVGGYHNNSSASNNLNSNTSSSYNNSSRKPINGGGGGGVAGSSSSSNNKGDKSNTIGHEQKNNFNDRRLPQAMWA, from the coding sequence ATGAGTCTAATTACGCGTAAAAGCGAACTGGTGGCGTTCCCGGCCTTGCTGCTGGTTCTTCTGCTGTCGGTTCACGTTAACTATAGCCTGCAGTATGACTCAGCCGAGGCACGCTACTACCCATCGAGTCCGGTGGAATCGAATCTGCGGTACGACGCCCCGGACGACTGCAAGTATCGTGTTACGCCCGATGATGAAGTGGATCTGGTGTGCAATTTAAGAACTGTGAACAGTGAATTCGATAATACAAACTTTAGTGTGATACCATCGGAGCATACGGTTTCTTTGACGGTGATTTGCAACGATGCTATTATGGCACGAAGCAAACTGCAGCCCAAATCGTTTGCCCATCTACTGAGGCTCAAGAGCCTTTCGATGGAACACTGCAAGATTGCAAAGTTTGGCAACGATGTGCTGGCAGGGTTGAGTGATTTGAGGAATTTCACCCTTCGGACACACAACATCAACTGGCCGGAGCTGAATCTGGAAATCGAACCGGAGGTGTTTATGCATTCGAAGAACTTGGAGCAGCTGGATTTGAGCATGAACAATATTTGGTCGCTACCGGATCATTTGTTCTGTTCGTTGAATGGACTGAGGTCGTTGAACATAAGCTCCAACCGACTGCAGGATGTTAATGATTTGGGCTTCCGAGAGAAGGTTAAGGATGAAAATGGTGGACATAACTCGTCGACCGTCAGCTGCAACTTGGATCTGGAAGATTTGGATGTTTCGAAGAATCATTTCGTGCTACTTCCGGCAAGTGGGTTCGGAACGCTGAAGCGATTGAAGCTGCTTAAGATTCACGACAATGAGATTTCAATGGTTGGAGATAAGGCGTTGAATGGATTGAAGGAGTTGCAGATTCTGGATTTGAGTTCTAACAAAATAGTTGCTCTGCCAACTGACCTGTTCAAAGATCCTGCTCAGTCAATCCAGGAGATTTATCTGCAGAATAATTCCATCAGTGTGCTTGCCCCGCATATATTTTCCAAGCTAGAACAACTGCAAGCCCTGGATTTGTCTATGAATCAGTTGACGTCCGCTTGGATCAATCGAGAAACATTCTCCGGTTTGATCCGACTTGTTTTGCTAAACCTCGGCAACAACAAGATTACCAAACTGGAATCGGAGATGTTTACAGACTTGTACACCTTGCAAATCCTGAATCTTCGACAAAATCAGCTGGAAATTATTGCAGCTGATACCTTCTCTCCAATGAATAATCTGCACACACTCCTGTTGTCACACAACAAAATCAAATACCTGGACGCCTACTCCCTAAACGGACTCTACGCGTTATCTCTACTATCTCTGGACAACAACCACATGACTGGTATCCATCCGGAAGCATTCCGCAACTGTAGCGCCCTTCAGGACCTCAACATCAATGGAAACGACCTTACTCAGGTTCCACTCGCTCTCAAGGATATGCACCTTCTTAGAACAATCGACCTTGGAGAAAACTCCATCACAGTCATCGAAGAGCCCGGATTCCGTGGAATGGAAACCCTCTATGGTCTCCGTCTCATCAgcaataaaattgaaaacatcaCTCGTAAAACATTCAAGGACTTACCTAACCTGCAAATCCTGAATCTTGCtcgaaacaaaattcaaaacatagaACCGGGAGCGTTCGAGTCGGCCATCAGCGTGCAAGCTATTCGCCTCGACGGCAACCTGCTCACCGACATCGATGGCCTGTTTACCAAAATGCCCAACCTGGTGTGGTTGAACATCTCCGACAATCGGCTTGAGCACTTTGATTACTCGCAAATCCCCATTCACCTGCAGTGGCTCGATTTGCACAAAAACGAACTGACCGAGCTGAGCAACCGCTTCGGGATGGATAATCAGCTGTACCTGCAAACGCTGGATGCTAGTTTCAATCGGCTTACGAAAGTAACCCCTTCTTCCATCCCGAACAGTATCGAGTTTTTGTTCCTGAACGATAATCAGATTATGCACGTGGAGCCGCACTGTTTCATACACAAAACGAACCTGACACGGGTGGATTTGTACGCCAATCAGCTGACCGGGCTGGACATCAAGGCCCTACGGTTGCAGCCGGTGCCGGACGATAAGCAGCTTCCGGAGTTTTACATCGGAGGGAATCCGTTTGTGTGCGATTGCAACATTGATTGGCTGCAGAAGATCAACCACGTTACTTCGCGCCAATATCCGACGATTAACGACATCGAAACGGTTTACTGCAAGCTGCCGTACAATCGGGAACGGTCGTTCATTCCGCTGATTGAAGCCGAACCGAAGCATTTCTTGTGCAACTACCAGACGCATTGTTTCGCCCTTTGTCACTGTTGTGAGTTTGACGCGTGTGACTGTGAGATGACTTGCCCGAATAAGTGTCAGTGCTATCACGATAACAGTTGGTCGACCAATGTGGTGGACTGCTCGGCCGCGGGTTACACGGACATTCCGAACAATATTCCGATGGACACGACCGAGGTGTATTTGGATGGGAACAATTTGGTGGAATTGTCCGGGCATAGTTTTATCGGGAGGAAGAACTTGAAAGTGTTGTACGCGAATCATTCCAATATTGAGATTATTTACAATACGACGTTTATCGGACTGAGACGGATGATGGTGTTGCATCTGGAGCATAATAATATTCAGAAGTTGTACGGTAATGAGTTCAGTGCGTTGGAAAGCTTGCGGGAGCTGTATTTGCAGGGGAATAAGATCTCCTACATTGAAGATCATACGTTTTCCGAGTTGAGAAAGTTGGAAGTGTTGCGCTTGGATGGGAGTCGGATTTCGAGCTTCGAAGTGTGGCAACTGGCCTCGAATCCCTATTTGGTGGAAATCTCACTGGCGAACAATATGTGGACATGTGATTGTAGTTTCCTGAACAAACTGAGAATTTATTTGCAATCAAACACGGAGAAGATAATCGATGCCAATGAAATCAGTTGTGTGTATAATAATTTGACCAGTAtactgaaggagaagaatggcACCAAGTGTACCTTTCGAGGTGAAGGCATGAGTTCGATTGTGCATACGCAAGAGATTGAGGACATGTTGCCGTTGCTTTTGGTGGCGACATGTGCTTTCGTCGGGTTCTTCGGTTTGATCTTTGGAATGTTCTGCTATCGGAAGGAACTAAAGGTCTGGGCTCACAGCAGCTGTTTTGGATCGTTGTGCTACAAATCCGGAACGTTCGTCAACGAATACGACAAGGACCGTCTGTATGATGCGTACATCATCAATTCTCTTCAAGATGAGCACTTTGTCAATCAGATCCTGGCTTCGACCTTGGAAAACGACATCGGATTCCGATTGTGCTTGCACTACCGAGATTTCAACATCAACACCTACATCGCCGATACAATCGTGGAAGCGGTCGAAAGTTCAAAACGTGCCATTCTAGTCCTATCGAAGAACTTCCTGTACAACGAATGGACCCGATTTGAGTTCAAAGGTGCCATCCACGAGGTGCTCAAGAGGCGCCGAAAGCTAATCATCATCCTGTACGGAGATCTTCCGCAGCGCGACTTGGATGCCGACATGAGGCTCTACCTTCGGACGAACACCTGCATCGAATGGGACGACAAGAAGTTCTGGCAGAAGCTCCGAATTGCGCTTCCACATGTGAAGAAGAGCAACTGCCTGAACAAACGGTCGGCGATCAATATCTACGCAACGGCCAACGAGTACAACACGGCTACAACTGGacgaggaggaggaggaggagtaGGAGGAATGGCTGCGGCAGCGGCGTTAGGGCGTGGTGGTACGCTTCCGGCTCCGGGCCATGGGCGGCTCGAGAGTCACAGCTATGCCACTATCGGAGGCAACTGCCCGAGAAACTGTGATAATTATGATACGGTTAGCAATTGTAAATATAATACTACGCAACACGAAAGGCGGCTGAACGACTTCAGCCGGAAGGTGACAGCGGAGAGGCAGCACGAGTATGCAGTTCCTTCCAACTGTCTGCTGGACACTACGCACGAGACGTACAACACCAGCTGCGAGCGAATCGCAGGGGAAACGTTCGAGTGCACCTCCAGCAGTAAGTACTCGACTTCGTCACGGGGCTCAAGCGAGTGTTCACACTCGATCGCCTCCAACCACGGAGGACCACCGCCACCGATCCCGAACGGTGGACCTCCGAACATCCTGTCGACGACCTTCATGGGTAAGGCGGAACCCGTCGGCGGCTACCATAACAATTCCAGTGCTTCAAACAATTTGAATAGTAATACCAGTAGTAGTTATAACAATAGCAGTAGGAAACCCATCAATGGCGGCGGCGGAGGAGGCGTGGCCGGCAGTAGTAGTAGTAGCAACAATAAGGGTGATAAGTCCAACACGATTGGGCACGAACAGAAGAACAATTTCAATGATAGAAGACTGCCACAGGCCATGTGGGCATAA